A single Rhopalosiphum padi isolate XX-2018 chromosome 4, ASM2088224v1, whole genome shotgun sequence DNA region contains:
- the LOC132928416 gene encoding nose resistant to fluoxetine protein 6-like, whose product MWLEYIWITLTAIVVITNNSVSHAQSHNASESKITRHLGNYVVQKDHDDTLNTKNITPIIDNENTINTQTLFGDIIANSMKNFLPFSNANDNCTKDGQHYVNDLNNQTLWAVKMYTSSSKYPGSILSGDVNELGYFDQCMRVSSKRLGINGAYAIANVRFHLAADEGPPEPLDQFDIIKADRERSKRDPLEVGPKNLLWALCFPDSCTNEDIRLSVDRALAPAFQAHNISVKVAVPPLMYTSKNTALKYTNAVLIVYGIFIVGCALMIAGTLYDLFADHSKPGKCSFTSKCLNSFSVITNMRNLTEDPKTKDFAVTNGLKTLGIISVIIGHRVALNLGIPSSDPEYSERIFTDFWWSFLKSPVAVEIFFIISGFFTYVVVEERLRNGKPLKFIFLMIYRIIRIFPMYITVIVIFAFILPYMGDGPLWKLIVYPEAEFCRKNWWTNLLFINNYVHSNEMCMVHAWYLACDMHFFIVGVFLTYIVWRWNKAGIVIYGILFAISIYIPAKSIYDNKQWGVMPYFHGNIKNLRTTEHFQKVYIKSHYRITTYLVGLAAAFIYLRIKQSKFKFSSESRIIGFITCLLLHIACYIVTGYLYLPGLTYNPWNHIIYFTFQRIVYSLTISYLLVVSSLSNFGFISSFIECKLFTVISRLSYVLYLTHFIVQLQSIGQIRQPQYGNFWTLYWEINADLITALSYSVFFNLIVEAPCRKIFKELMNVFLKAEKESDSTES is encoded by the exons ATGTGGCTTGAATACATTTGGATAACATTAACTGCAATAGTTGTAATAACAAACAATAGTGTATCTCATGCTCAGAGTCACAACGCTAGTGAGTCTAAAATAACGCGTCATCTAGGAAATTATGTAGTTCAGAAAGATCACGACGATACactaaatacaaaaaacatCACACCAATTATAGATAATGAGAACACAATTAATACCCAAACATTGTTTGGAGATATTATTGCGAATAGTATGAAAAACTTTTTACCTTTTTCTAATGCCAATGACAATTGTACTAAAGATGGTCAACATTACGTGaatgatttaaataaccaaACACTATGGGCTGTTAAAA TGTACACGTCTTCGTCTAAATATCCTGGATCAATTTTATCCGGCGACGTCAACGAATTGGGATACTTTGACCAATGCATGCGCGTGTCATCAAAACGTCTTGGGATTAACGGAGCGTACGCCATAGCCAACGTACGTTTCCACTTAGCTGCAGACGAAGGACCTCCCGAACCTCTCGACCAATTCGACATAATCAAAGCGGATCGGGAACGATCGAAA AGGGACCCGTTGGAAGTGGGACCGAAAAACCTATTATGGGCGTTGTGTTTTCCAGACTCGTGTACCAACGAAGACATAAGATTATCCGTCGATCGCGCGTTGGCGCCGGCTTTCCAGGCGCACAATATCAGCGTGAAAGTCGCAGTTCCGCCGTTGATGTACACCTCTAAGAACACGGCGTTGAAGTATACCAATGCAGTTTTGATCGTCTA TGGAATATTTATCGTGGGCTGTGCGTTGATGATCGCCGGGACGTTGTACGATTTATTTGCAGATCACTCGAAACCCGGAAAATGTTCTTTTACCA GTAAGTGCTTAAATTCGTTCTCGGTGATAACAAATATGAGAAACTTAACGGAAGATCCAAAAACTAAAGACTTTGCTGTAACCAATGGGCTTAAAACTTTGGGAATAATCTCCGTGATAATCGGTCATAGAGTAGCTCTAAACTTAGGAATTCCATCCTCTGATCCAGAATACTCGGAACGC atttttaccGATTTTTGGTGGTCGTTCCTCAAGTCTCCGGTTgcagttgaaatattttttataataagtggATTTTTTACATACGTCGTGGTTGAAGAGCGTTTAAGGAATGGAAAAccattaaagtttattttcttaatGATTTACCGAATAATCAG aattttcccaatgtatattactgttattgtaatatttgcatttattttgCCTTATATGGGTGATGGCCCACTGTGGAAACTTATTGTTTACCCCGAAGCCGAGTTTTGCCGGAAAAACTGGTGGACCAATCTATTGTTTATAAACAACTATGTACATTCAAACGAAATG TGTATGGTGCACGCGTGGTACTTGGCATGTGACatgcatttttttatagttggtgTTTTCTTGACCTATATTGTATGGAGATGGAATAAAGCCGGTATTGTTATTTACGGCATTCTCTTTgctatatctatttatatacctgcaaaatcaatttatgataataaacaatGGGGAGTAATGCCATACTTCCATGG taatattaaaaatctcagGACAACTGAACATTTCCAAAAAGTTTACATAAAGAGTCATTACAGGATTACTACATACCTCGTTGGTCTGGCAGCCGCTTTTATATACTTGCGTATTAAACAatctaaattcaaattttcatca gaaagtAGAATAATAGGATTCATTACATGCTTATTGTTGCATATTGCCTGTTACATTGTTACCGGCTACTTATATTTGCCAGGCCTTACGTACAATCCATGGAATCACATAATATACTTCACGTTCCAGAGAATTGTATATTCGTTGACTATATCGTACTTGCTTGTCGTCAGCTCTCTATCTAATtttg GTTTTATCAGCAGTTTTATTGAGTGCAAACTTTTCACTGTCATATCAAGGTTATCGTACGTTCTGTATCTGACACATTTTATTGTTCAGTTGCAAAGTATTGGTCAAATCCGTCAACCACAATATGGAAACTTTTGGACattg TATTGGGAAATCAACGCCGATTTAATAACAGCTCTGTCGTACTctgtattttttaatctaattgtGGAAGCACCGTGCAGGAAAATATTTAAGGAACTTATGAATGTATTTCTTAAag CCGAGAAAGAATCGGACTCGACTGAATCATAA